A genomic window from Yarrowia lipolytica chromosome 1D, complete sequence includes:
- a CDS encoding uncharacterized protein (Compare to YALI0D08690g, similar to uniprot|P50136 Mus musculus 2- oxoisovalerate dehydrogenase alpha subunit mitochondrial precursor) has translation MLRAVSNHACLRQALSSTRTLRTGLQKHVHKTQFVSVRHVSTTKPTERAEVEKPIVQNGELVFPGALRTSFVNNMTFVDPTTQDSMPTYRVVGPDGVQIDKSYKIDLPVDTILKMYKDMVTVSIMDAIMFDAQRQGRLSFYMVSAGEEGMAVGSAAALKPQDHVYSQYREQGAYMYRGFTLDDFMNQLYGNKHDQGKGRNMPVHYGSRELNMHTISSPLATQLPHAAGTAYAQKMAGVDGVTLCYMGEGAASEGDFHAALNIAATRNCPVIYFCRNNGYAISTSAIEQYKGDGIASRAIGYGIETIRVDGNDIFAVHRATKKAREIALRDQKPVLIEGMSYRVSHHSTSDDSFAYRSRGEVESWQRKDNPIVRLRKWLELNKHWNEEEEQKFRTQARKDILTAFSKAEKVKKPEIVSAFTDCWEDIPPHLKEQQQELGEILDTYPEHFDLSAFEGGRGGLHDK, from the coding sequence ATGCTTCGAGCCGTTTCCAACCACGCCTGTTTGAGACAGGCTCTTTCCAGTACTCGGACTCTGAGAACTGGTCTCCAAAAACATGTCCATAAGACccagtttgtgtctgtgcgaCACGTGTCGACCACTAAACCCACTGAGCGGGCGGAGGTCGAGAAGCCCATTGTTCAGAATGGCGAGCTTGTGTTCCCCGGAGCTCTGCGAACGTCGTTTGTCAACAACATGACTTTTGTGGACCCCACGACCCAGGATTCCATGCCTACTTACCGAGTAGTAGGGCCCGATGGCGTGCAGATTGACAAGTCGTACAAGATTGATCTGCCCGTCGACACCATTCTCAAAATGTACAAGGACATGGTGACTGTGAGCATCATGGACGCCATCATGTTTGACGCACAGAGACAGGGCCGTCTGTCCTTCTACATGGTTTCCGCGGGAGAGGAAGGTATGGCTGTGGGCTCAGCAGCCGCCCTCAAGCCTCAGGATCATGTCTACTCCCAGTACAGAGAGCAGGGAGCGTACATGTATCGAGGATTCACTCTGGACGACTTCATGAACCAGCTCTATGGAAACAAACACGACCAGGGCAAGGGAAGAAACATGCCGGTGCATTATGGCTCCAGAGAGCTCAACATGCATACCATTTCGTCTCCTCTGGCCACCCAGCTGCCTCACGCTGCTGGAACAGCCTACGCTCAGAAGATGGCTGGCGTCGATGGAGTCACCCTGTGCTACATGGGTGAGGGAGCTGCCTCCGAGGGTGATTTCCATGCCGCTCTCAACATTGCTGCTACTCGAAACTGTCCCGTCATCTACTTCTGTCGAAACAACGGCTATGCCATCTCTACTTCTGCCATTGAACAGTACAAGGGAGACGGTATTGCGTCCCGGGCTATTGGTTACGGCATTGAGACAATTCGAGTGGACGGAAACGACATTTTCGCCGTGCATCGAgccaccaagaaggcccGAGAAATCGCTCTCAGAGACCAGAAGCCCGTTCTCATCGAGGGCATGTCGTACCGAGTGTCTCATCACTCCACCTCCGACGACTCGTTTGCATACCGGTCCCGAGGCGAGGTCGAGAGTTGGCAGCGAAAGGACAACCCAATTGTCCGTCTCAGAAAGTGGctggagctcaacaagcatTGgaacgaggaggaagagcaAAAATTCCGAACCCAGGCCCGAAAGGATATCCTCACTGCCTTTTCCAAAGCcgagaaggtcaagaagcCCGAGATTGTGAGCGCCTTTACCGATTGCTGGGAGGATATTCCTCCCCATCTCAAGGAGCAACAACAGGAGCTTGGAGAGATTCTCGATACTTATCCCGAGCATTTTGACCTGTCTGCTTTTGAgggtggacgaggaggtcTGCATGATAAGTGA
- a CDS encoding uncharacterized protein (Compare to YALI0D08712g, some similarities with DEHA0D12078g Debaryomyces hansenii IPF 1179.1), which yields MANHELTKTRQFLNMPPKSEIDDETKKKQLVSILAALEKAPIKATPAGIRKLAQQRGLEVFGEDLAEGTRISLGGSTILIDIDMITSPIDRVVRVNFSVDAKVAPSDPIHSYTNPEISPSINDVLLSSLQASKLDKFARHLAFLSDMERLSSEKCNSFRAIDEVAHALFFKYKKLGKKDSPADFCMGFGQPLLNYEENLGLFLKYWTTQHQVRDAEKAAVTAEYIAEFGLRENSGDCHAKYSTGWINEGGEWQEIAAQDSTAEFVLRLNPPVLMNKDLATKLGASYTVVGNDTPFDLLGNTFYRSFREVHTSDSDSVRMNVEYSNLVAKDELVSVTEVPVDHPRSLESLFDILRTQIQLSTVLESVLIKDSMVGQEELDTNDNVLVEELLNAGPVVQHADEGQRLPLTVSLGDNNGLLSLSVEVHAWKTWFDVVIDKNKLVLTNLQASPGSTTLEVARFGKLINFSEDLALSILLAKNTTKPN from the coding sequence ATGGCAAATCATGAACTAACCAAAACTCGTCAGTTCCTCAACATGCCACCAAAAAGCGAGATTGAcgacgagaccaagaagaagcagttgGTGTCTATTCTTGCGGCGCTGGAGAAGGCGCCCATTAAGGCAACTCCCGCTGGAATCCGGAAATTGGCCCAGCAGCGGGGCCTCGAAGTTTTCGGAGAAGATTTGGCGGAAGGAACACGAATCTCCCTCGGAGGATCGACTATCCTCATTGATATCGACATGATCACCAGTCCAATCGACAGGGTGGTGCGTGTGAACTTCTCTGTGGACGCCAAGGTGGCTCCTTCGGATCCCATACACTCCTACACGAACCCTGAGATCTCTCCGTCAATCAACGACGTTCTGCTGTCATCTTTGCAGGCTtccaagctggacaagTTTGCGCGACACCTCGCCTTTCTTTCAGACATGGAGCGTCTATCGTCTGAGAAATGCAACTCTTTCAGAGCCATTGATGAGGTGGCCCATGCTCTATtcttcaagtacaagaagctggGCAAGAAGGATTCACCTGCGGACTTTTGCATGGGCTTTGGACAGCCGCTGCTCAACTACGAAGAGAATTTGGGTCTGTTTCTCAAGTACTGGACTACCCAGCACCAAGTGAGAGACGCAGAAAAAGCTGCAGTTACTGCTGAGTATATTGCCGAGTTTGGATTGCGAGAGAACTCAGGAGACTGCCATGCAAAGTACTCCACTGGATGGATCAACGAGGGCGGAGAGTGGCAAGAGATTGCTGCTCAGGATAGCACCGCTGAGTTTGTGCTGAGACTCAATCCTCCGGTGCTGATGAACAAAGACCTGGCCACCAAGCTGGGAGCCTCGTACACAGTTGTGGGCAACGATACGCCGTTCGATCTGCTCGGAAATACCTTTTACCGATCGTTCCGGGAAGTTCATACATCCGACTCGGACTCTGTCAGAATGAATGTGGAATACAGCAATCTGGTGGCTAAGGACGAGCTGGTTTCCGTCACAGAAGTGCCTGTGGACCACCCGCGATCGCTGGAGTCGCTCTTTGACATTCTGCGGACCCAGATCCAGCTGTCGACGGTGCTGGAGTCGGTTCTCATCAAGGATTCCATGGTGGGACAGGAAGAACTGGATACAAACGACAATGTGCTTGTCGAGGAGCTTCTCAATGCTGGCCCCGTGGTGCAGCATGCTGATGAGGGCCAACGGCTGCCTTTGACGGTGTCTCTAGGTGATAACAACGGTTTACTGAGTCTGTCTGTTGAGGTGCATGCCTGGAAGACGTGGTTTGATGTGGTGAttgacaagaacaagctgGTGCTTACAAATCTGCAGGCATCGCCGGGATCCACTACTTTGGAGGTTGCGCGGTTTGGAAAGCTCATCAACTTTTCCGAAGATCTGGCTCTCAGCATTCTCCTTGCCAAAAACACAACAAAACCTAACTAA